In Microcaecilia unicolor chromosome 1, aMicUni1.1, whole genome shotgun sequence, the following are encoded in one genomic region:
- the LOC115474756 gene encoding PHD finger-like domain-containing protein 5A isoform X1, with amino-acid sequence MAGNTGLLWRWKGGITPRDAKGEPSQKTIGRLCEKCDGKCVICDSYVRPCTLVRICDECNYGSYQGRCVICGGPGVSDAYYCKECTIQEKDRDGCPKIVNLGSSKTDLFYERKKYGFKKR; translated from the exons ATGGCGGGGAACACGGGGTTGTTGTGGAGATGGAAGGGAGGCATTActcccagagatgccaagggcgAACCATCacaaaaga CCATTGGAAGACTCTGTGAAAAAT GTGACGGGAAGTGTGTGATCTGTGACTCGTACGTGCGTCCCTGCACACTAGTGCGAATATGTGACGAGTGTAACTATGGCTCCTACCAAGGGCGCTGTGTCATTTGTGGAGGGCCTGGGGTCTCTGATGCCTACTATTGCAAAGAGTGCACCATCCAGGAGAAAGAT CGAGATGGCTGCCCAAAGATTGTCAACCTGGGGAGCTCCAAGACTGATTTATTCTATGAGCGCAAGAAATACGGCTTCAAGAAGAGGTGA
- the LOC115474756 gene encoding PHD finger-like domain-containing protein 5A isoform X2: MAKHHPDLIFCRKQAGVAIGRLCEKCDGKCVICDSYVRPCTLVRICDECNYGSYQGRCVICGGPGVSDAYYCKECTIQEKDRDGCPKIVNLGSSKTDLFYERKKYGFKKR, from the exons ATGGCCAAGCATCATCCGGATCTCATCTTCTGTCGTAAGCAGGCGGGCGTGG CCATTGGAAGACTCTGTGAAAAAT GTGACGGGAAGTGTGTGATCTGTGACTCGTACGTGCGTCCCTGCACACTAGTGCGAATATGTGACGAGTGTAACTATGGCTCCTACCAAGGGCGCTGTGTCATTTGTGGAGGGCCTGGGGTCTCTGATGCCTACTATTGCAAAGAGTGCACCATCCAGGAGAAAGAT CGAGATGGCTGCCCAAAGATTGTCAACCTGGGGAGCTCCAAGACTGATTTATTCTATGAGCGCAAGAAATACGGCTTCAAGAAGAGGTGA